One Thiofilum sp. genomic window carries:
- a CDS encoding YafY family protein, whose amino-acid sequence MRRADRLFQMVQILRNKRLVTARELAERLEISERTVYRDIQDLSLSGVPVEGEAGVGYHLRYSLDTPPLMFTAAEVEALVLGVRMLKAWGGMELGSSAQSVLDKIHAVMPRELHQQLEQTKLFAPHFKRRPELTQIFDQCRQAIAHHYYVEIDYTRADGIQSTRRIKPIGLFFWGYAWTLTAWCELRNEFRNFRLDRIQQFQLTDQVFEEQNGQSLNDFLALVRNCQPH is encoded by the coding sequence ATGCGCCGTGCTGATCGTTTGTTTCAAATGGTTCAAATTTTACGTAATAAACGCTTAGTCACGGCGCGTGAATTAGCCGAGCGCTTAGAAATTTCGGAGCGCACAGTTTACCGTGATATTCAAGATTTAAGCCTCTCCGGTGTACCCGTTGAAGGTGAGGCGGGGGTGGGTTATCACTTACGCTATAGCCTTGATACTCCACCACTAATGTTTACCGCCGCTGAAGTCGAGGCGCTGGTATTAGGGGTGAGAATGCTCAAAGCATGGGGAGGCATGGAATTAGGTAGTAGCGCTCAATCAGTATTAGATAAAATTCATGCGGTTATGCCCCGTGAATTACATCAACAATTGGAACAAACTAAATTATTCGCACCGCATTTTAAAAGACGCCCTGAATTAACGCAGATTTTTGATCAATGCCGCCAAGCGATTGCTCACCATTATTATGTAGAAATTGATTATACTCGTGCGGATGGGATACAAAGTACCCGACGCATTAAACCGATTGGGTTATTTTTCTGGGGATATGCTTGGACATTAACCGCATGGTGTGAATTACGTAATGAATTTCGTAACTTTCGCTTAGATCGCATCCAGCAATTCCAACTCACTGATCAAGTCTTTGAAGAGCAAAATGGACAAAGCCTTAATGACTTTCTCGCTTTAGTACGTAACTGCCAGCCTCACTGA
- a CDS encoding ASCH domain-containing protein codes for MSPLLKNYLDRYLATQGFIDDNHPKNISFGYFCSDEQSANQCAQLVLAGIKTATCSLKDGYEKANEPIPKIGNLHIVTDWSANPICIIQVIEVSEKAFNQVDERFAYLEGEGDRSLNYWRKAHRDFFERECQLLDMSFNENSLLVLERFKLVYY; via the coding sequence ATGAGTCCATTATTAAAAAATTATTTGGATCGATATTTAGCAACTCAAGGTTTTATAGATGATAATCATCCTAAAAATATAAGTTTTGGTTATTTTTGTTCAGACGAGCAAAGTGCTAATCAATGTGCTCAGTTAGTATTAGCAGGTATAAAAACAGCTACTTGCAGCTTGAAAGATGGTTATGAGAAAGCTAATGAACCTATACCTAAGATCGGGAATTTGCATATAGTGACTGATTGGAGCGCTAATCCTATTTGTATTATTCAAGTTATCGAGGTTAGTGAAAAAGCATTTAATCAAGTGGATGAGAGGTTTGCTTACTTAGAAGGTGAGGGAGATCGGTCGCTTAATTATTGGCGGAAAGCTCATAGGGATTTTTTTGAGCGCGAGTGTCAATTACTGGATATGAGTTTTAATGAAAATAGCTTATTAGTTCTAGAGCGTTTTAAATTGGTTTATTATTAA
- a CDS encoding NUDIX domain-containing protein: MHFCPECTSSLTQRMIGGAERTVCTAKGCRFIHWNNPTPVVAGIVKLGDEYILARNAAWPEYIYSMITGFLEAGEEPDIAIMRETQEELGLIAEEAKFIGHFIHAKRNQLLIAYLVKAHGTITLNEELTDYKLLTRDELEIYNFEPLKLTATIVKQALLQDVI, encoded by the coding sequence ATGCACTTTTGTCCAGAATGCACCAGCTCTTTAACCCAGCGTATGATTGGTGGTGCGGAGCGTACTGTATGCACCGCTAAAGGATGCCGCTTTATCCATTGGAATAATCCCACGCCCGTAGTAGCCGGAATAGTTAAATTAGGTGATGAATATATTTTGGCACGTAATGCGGCATGGCCTGAGTATATTTATTCGATGATCACTGGATTTTTAGAAGCAGGGGAGGAGCCAGATATTGCCATTATGCGCGAAACTCAAGAGGAATTAGGTTTAATAGCAGAGGAGGCTAAGTTTATTGGTCATTTCATTCATGCTAAGCGTAATCAATTATTAATAGCCTATCTAGTCAAAGCTCATGGTACTATCACTTTAAATGAGGAGCTAACCGATTATAAATTATTAACTCGTGACGAATTAGAAATATATAATTTTGAGCCACTTAAATTAACTGCCACTATTGTAAAGCAAGCACTACTGCAAGATGTTATTTAA
- a CDS encoding arylamine N-acetyltransferase — MLATNFSLQDYLVRIQYQGAINASAAHLKTLMQQQLFHIPFENLDVLAGKVISLVPEDIVHKLIHNKHGGYCYEVNGLFTMVLQALDIPYQLVAARPMFYPVKRPKTHMAVIATVEGQEYLCDLGFGSYCIREPLNLADCNQPIQQGSDTFQLIKQGDEYILQALVEGNWINQYGFNRCPVEFIDFAPANWMNSTHKDAIFTQKYLIVKFNPQGRTILLGDQLKQVIGKTTQVQTIQPADIKTVLREHFNLNLPS, encoded by the coding sequence ATGTTAGCGACTAATTTTTCATTACAAGACTATCTAGTGCGTATTCAATATCAGGGAGCTATTAATGCTAGTGCAGCGCATTTAAAAACTTTAATGCAGCAGCAATTATTCCATATTCCATTTGAAAACTTAGATGTATTAGCAGGTAAAGTGATTTCATTAGTTCCAGAAGATATAGTGCATAAGTTGATTCATAATAAACATGGTGGCTACTGTTACGAGGTGAATGGTTTGTTCACGATGGTTTTGCAAGCCTTAGATATTCCTTATCAATTAGTCGCGGCTCGTCCTATGTTTTATCCAGTTAAACGCCCTAAAACCCATATGGCGGTGATTGCCACAGTGGAGGGACAAGAGTATTTATGTGATCTAGGTTTTGGTAGCTATTGCATTCGTGAACCTTTGAATTTAGCGGATTGTAATCAACCGATTCAGCAAGGTTCTGATACTTTCCAATTAATCAAACAGGGTGATGAATATATCTTACAAGCTTTAGTCGAGGGTAATTGGATTAATCAATATGGTTTTAATCGTTGTCCAGTAGAGTTTATTGATTTTGCTCCTGCGAATTGGATGAACTCCACTCATAAAGATGCCATATTTACTCAAAAATATTTAATCGTAAAATTTAATCCTCAAGGTCGCACGATTTTATTAGGTGATCAGCTTAAGCAGGTGATAGGCAAAACCACTCAAGTACAAACTATTCAACCTGCTGATATTAAAACGGTATTGCGCGAGCATTTTAATTTAAACCTGCCTTCATAA
- a CDS encoding HugZ family protein → MFKPTVQLPMPPHCIDICRINCTKIALLVTEYPMMSNSDLAPITQDFYTFVKQFKTLLLATTNSEGVPEASYAPYVSTQGDYYIFISELAAHTRNLKQTKRCSVLFIEDEDKTNQLFARKRATLQCDAVEITRQMPSCEPILQLFDEQFGKFFGMLRQLPDFHLYRLSPKTVSYVAGFGKAYTLTGNDLSQVTLRRN, encoded by the coding sequence ATGTTTAAACCTACAGTACAGCTACCGATGCCGCCTCACTGTATTGATATTTGCCGCATAAACTGTACTAAAATCGCATTATTAGTAACCGAGTACCCTATGATGTCTAACTCTGATTTAGCCCCTATTACTCAAGATTTTTATACTTTTGTTAAGCAGTTCAAAACCTTGCTATTAGCCACGACTAATAGTGAGGGCGTACCAGAGGCGAGTTATGCGCCTTATGTGAGTACTCAAGGGGATTATTATATTTTCATCAGCGAGCTAGCCGCCCATACGCGCAACTTAAAGCAAACCAAGCGTTGTAGTGTGTTGTTTATTGAGGATGAGGATAAAACCAATCAGCTTTTTGCCCGTAAACGCGCCACTTTGCAATGTGATGCGGTAGAGATCACGCGCCAAATGCCGAGTTGTGAGCCGATTTTGCAGTTATTTGATGAGCAATTTGGTAAATTTTTTGGCATGTTGCGCCAATTGCCTGATTTTCATCTATATCGTTTAAGCCCTAAAACGGTGTCGTATGTAGCAGGCTTTGGCAAAGCGTATACCCTCACAGGGAATGATTTAAGCCAAGTGACGCTACGACGTAATTAA
- a CDS encoding YHYH protein: MQPVTVLFSLTALVGSVVYAATQPPRQPPAEALAACASKAVGTQCSVQLPDRTLQGSCQQVPSGQTACVPQGMPPMNGGNGTMQPPANNGAGMGGDMGGGMGGGLHSHTINQSSGKVTLIPATQDPITNSTITVTTSGNQRVIVANGISKHRTGKFPNAGNPNSISVQSYTFKIPLNPKLTGQIKNIGLNNFGIAVNGVTFDPTAAETYKGDRTWTYEAMSGAIPLGVDANHAHVQPTGAYHYHAKPTLLLQSLGVSASKHSPLVGWAADGFPIYALYGYQANSKQVIPVSSSYRLKQGQRPKGGTNPGGTYDGTFLNDYEYVQGAGNLDECNGRMTSTPEFPQGTYAYFITNEYPMIPRCFKGSPSSDFMHRLPGMRPNGG; this comes from the coding sequence ATGCAACCTGTCACCGTACTATTCAGTTTAACGGCATTAGTCGGCAGTGTGGTTTATGCTGCGACTCAGCCACCGCGCCAACCACCCGCCGAAGCCTTAGCTGCTTGTGCCAGTAAAGCAGTAGGTACTCAATGCAGCGTACAACTCCCTGATCGCACCCTACAAGGTTCGTGTCAACAAGTACCGAGTGGTCAAACCGCGTGTGTGCCACAAGGTATGCCCCCTATGAATGGTGGCAATGGCACTATGCAGCCTCCTGCGAATAATGGCGCTGGTATGGGAGGAGATATGGGAGGTGGTATGGGTGGCGGTTTGCACTCGCACACGATTAATCAAAGCAGTGGCAAGGTAACTCTCATACCCGCCACCCAAGACCCGATTACTAACTCCACGATTACGGTCACAACTTCAGGAAATCAGCGGGTGATCGTGGCTAATGGTATTTCCAAGCATCGCACGGGCAAATTCCCCAATGCGGGTAATCCCAATTCAATTAGTGTGCAAAGCTATACCTTTAAAATACCTCTTAACCCCAAACTCACCGGACAAATTAAAAATATAGGTCTGAATAACTTTGGGATTGCGGTGAATGGTGTGACCTTTGATCCCACTGCCGCAGAAACTTATAAGGGTGATCGGACATGGACGTATGAAGCGATGTCAGGTGCGATTCCATTAGGGGTGGATGCGAATCATGCCCATGTGCAACCAACAGGTGCTTATCATTATCACGCCAAGCCTACCTTATTGCTGCAAAGCTTGGGGGTGAGCGCGAGTAAGCATTCGCCATTGGTGGGTTGGGCGGCGGATGGTTTTCCGATTTATGCCTTGTATGGGTATCAGGCTAATTCTAAACAGGTGATTCCGGTGAGTTCTAGTTATCGTTTGAAGCAGGGTCAGCGTCCTAAGGGGGGGACGAATCCGGGGGGGACGTATGATGGTACGTTTTTAAATGATTATGAGTATGTGCAGGGGGCGGGGAATTTGGATGAGTGTAATGGGCGGATGACGAGTACGCCGGAGTTTCCGCAGGGGACTTATGCGTATTTTATTACGAATGAGTATCCGATGATTCCGCGTTGTTTTAAGGGGTCGCCTTCGAGTGATTTTATGCATCGTTTGCCGGGGATGCGCCCTAATGGGGGTTGA
- a CDS encoding tetratricopeptide repeat protein: MSTPHSHIFISHASADDAFVKQLREQLEANHLKVWVDSRNLRGGDQLRPEIEAAIRVARHVLVVISPETINSDWVFAEIKLAEQVAKERADFRIIPLMLPNITPKALKRYFSEEPAGERIELGVGKLEEAMPRILAALGERLPDEMNVAQAIQFKPLVELRLELSEPTIQALDNHTEQVSARAKLIFDAGNPVERPIETTTFKFTLPIPAKGLQGLEELSWYLEHYHEWAVGVFRTRAEKLEELLPQWGKALYQATLGKEYCHEVLQSWNQHKHADRRFSVQISAEVMEGESLAAQEQARIAASRLQAVPWELLHDDEGYLAEGKYPIRVRRRLPNYKQHEALQLSLPIRILLVTSRPEQKGVSYLDHRASALPLVNAVENLGSLVQLTLLSPATVEALEQELQRASRANEPYHVLHFDGHGVYDAHYGLGALCFEKAEDAKQLEQRRMDLVHADKLAALLRDYRIPLVVLEACQSAQSDKNPTDSVAASLLQQGISSVVAMTHSVLVVTAQQFVEPFYQSLAQGERVASAMLQGQSSLMRNTFRFSQQSVGDVHLKDWFVPILYQEHYDPALFQTLPSEMAQRVNTHRRALQFGFLPETPSHTFIGRSRELLQVERLLEQQPYAVLRGQGGIGKTTLAVELARWLVRSGRVDRAAFISVEDGYNRHVRAVVDVLGKQLVGDYYAVAEYKDLKQALQPIQRELENQRVLIVVDNVESLLADEANLAEVLELLWGLLLPLPPSPALPPKWGKGAKMLFTSREALPEPFVVRPITLGALSVRDAKALVLQVMNTEGLQLRHDERGHEPEQVRALVEAVGCHARALVLLARELARSGLSATTEHTQQIMHDLHQRFPDQRELSLFASVELSLQRLSPEMRERVQGLAVFEGGGILYTVSEVACAGEVEPAKQLLAELIEVGLAEEQAYSYVRFDPALAPYLKLSLSEEQWQSYQQRWVEVMGELVDYLYQQRFQDTQLAQQLGLLELPNLMRYLQQQVQAWQQEPVSGDLVLDKLGRVEQLLASLNQPQALQTVVQWRHSIAQTMTDWSHARFEHERMSIERLFQQGDLQQASHQAQQLLAQCQQAGMHAYTDADYDGAIAQFLLGRILEMGGESAQALPYLQAAQQGFEALGESGAGMASKCLTEQGDCLLGLGQWDQATEAYEKSIMLDEELKDLRGVAVGKIQLATVRMQQQRYEEALAGYHEALDLFNQLNEPSSVAVAWHQIAMVYRRQQHYAPAEHAYKQSLAINSQQGNRAGEARTLSELGNLYDDWERLEQALTWYQQAVELYVALRDLRSEGLARNNLANTLIRLERYEEARIELQRAIECDKAFGHVAEPWKTWACLYNLETACGNTQAAQAARQQAIQSYLAYRREGGQTNILSAQLAQATLQAIQAKQTDVILQELHEREAQTQQRYLKIFIPKLREIISGSRDKSLAEDEALDYDDAVELLLLLEQLETLGL; the protein is encoded by the coding sequence ATGTCGACGCCTCACTCACACATTTTTATCTCTCATGCGTCTGCCGATGATGCTTTCGTCAAACAGTTACGCGAGCAATTAGAAGCAAATCATTTAAAAGTTTGGGTAGATTCGCGTAATTTACGCGGGGGCGATCAGTTACGCCCTGAGATTGAAGCCGCCATTCGTGTAGCGCGGCATGTGTTAGTAGTGATTAGTCCTGAAACTATTAATTCTGATTGGGTGTTTGCTGAAATCAAATTAGCTGAGCAAGTCGCTAAGGAACGCGCTGATTTTCGTATTATTCCCTTGATGCTCCCCAATATCACACCCAAAGCTTTAAAGCGTTATTTTAGTGAAGAACCTGCGGGTGAGAGGATTGAGCTAGGTGTGGGTAAGCTCGAAGAAGCTATGCCACGTATTTTGGCGGCGTTGGGTGAGCGTTTACCGGATGAGATGAATGTGGCGCAAGCTATTCAGTTTAAGCCCTTAGTCGAATTACGTTTAGAGCTAAGCGAGCCTACGATTCAAGCACTGGACAATCATACCGAGCAAGTCAGTGCTAGAGCTAAATTAATCTTTGATGCGGGTAATCCTGTTGAACGTCCGATTGAAACCACAACGTTTAAATTTACCTTGCCGATTCCAGCTAAAGGGTTGCAAGGCTTAGAGGAATTGAGCTGGTATTTAGAGCACTATCACGAGTGGGCTGTGGGGGTGTTTCGCACCCGTGCGGAGAAGCTTGAGGAGTTATTACCGCAATGGGGTAAAGCACTCTATCAAGCCACATTAGGTAAAGAGTATTGCCACGAAGTCCTGCAATCGTGGAATCAGCATAAACATGCAGATCGGCGTTTTTCGGTGCAAATCAGTGCGGAGGTAATGGAGGGCGAAAGCTTAGCGGCTCAAGAGCAAGCGCGTATTGCAGCCAGTCGCTTACAAGCCGTGCCTTGGGAGTTATTGCATGACGATGAGGGGTATTTAGCCGAGGGTAAATATCCGATTCGAGTCCGGCGGCGCTTACCGAATTACAAACAGCATGAAGCCTTGCAACTGAGTCTCCCGATTCGGATTTTATTAGTCACCAGTCGCCCCGAACAAAAAGGCGTGAGCTATCTTGACCATCGCGCTAGTGCTTTGCCTTTGGTGAATGCGGTTGAAAATCTGGGGAGCTTGGTGCAGTTGACCTTGTTATCACCTGCTACAGTGGAGGCTTTAGAGCAAGAATTGCAGCGGGCTAGTCGGGCGAATGAACCCTATCATGTGCTGCATTTTGATGGTCATGGGGTATATGACGCGCACTATGGGCTGGGGGCGTTGTGCTTTGAAAAAGCTGAGGATGCTAAGCAACTGGAACAGCGCCGTATGGATTTAGTCCATGCGGATAAACTAGCGGCATTATTGCGTGATTATCGGATTCCTCTAGTGGTGCTGGAAGCGTGCCAGAGTGCGCAAAGTGATAAAAATCCTACCGATTCGGTGGCGGCGAGTTTATTGCAGCAGGGGATTAGCTCCGTTGTGGCAATGACGCATAGTGTGCTGGTGGTGACAGCGCAGCAATTTGTCGAGCCGTTTTATCAATCCTTAGCGCAGGGTGAGCGCGTGGCGTCGGCGATGTTGCAGGGGCAAAGTAGTTTAATGCGTAACACCTTCCGCTTTTCGCAGCAAAGCGTGGGTGATGTGCATTTAAAAGATTGGTTTGTACCTATTTTATACCAAGAACACTACGACCCTGCTTTATTCCAGACCTTGCCTTCAGAAATGGCGCAGCGGGTGAATACCCATAGACGCGCTTTGCAGTTTGGCTTTTTGCCTGAGACGCCTTCTCATACCTTTATTGGGCGCAGTCGTGAGTTGTTGCAGGTGGAGCGCTTATTGGAACAACAACCTTATGCCGTGTTACGGGGTCAAGGGGGAATAGGTAAGACGACGCTGGCGGTGGAATTGGCGCGGTGGTTGGTGCGTAGTGGGCGTGTGGATCGGGCGGCGTTTATTAGTGTGGAGGATGGCTACAATCGCCATGTGCGGGCGGTGGTGGATGTTTTGGGTAAGCAGTTGGTAGGGGATTATTACGCGGTTGCTGAGTACAAAGATTTAAAACAGGCGCTACAGCCGATTCAACGTGAGCTGGAAAATCAGCGCGTGTTGATTGTGGTGGATAATGTAGAGAGCTTGTTGGCGGATGAGGCAAATTTGGCGGAGGTTTTAGAACTTTTGTGGGGTTTGTTACTGCCTTTGCCCCCATCCCCAGCCCTTCCCCCGAAATGGGGGAAGGGGGCGAAGATGCTGTTTACCTCACGCGAGGCTTTGCCTGAGCCTTTTGTGGTGCGTCCTATTACGTTGGGGGCTTTGAGTGTGCGGGATGCTAAGGCTTTGGTGTTGCAGGTGATGAATACCGAGGGGTTGCAACTGCGCCATGATGAGCGTGGGCATGAGCCGGAGCAGGTGAGGGCGTTGGTGGAGGCGGTGGGGTGTCATGCGCGGGCGTTGGTGTTGTTGGCGCGGGAGTTGGCACGGTCGGGCTTGAGTGCGACCACTGAGCATACTCAACAGATTATGCACGATTTGCATCAGCGTTTCCCTGATCAGCGTGAGTTGTCGTTGTTTGCGAGTGTGGAGTTGTCGTTGCAGCGCTTGTCGCCGGAGATGCGGGAGCGGGTGCAAGGGTTGGCAGTGTTTGAGGGTGGGGGAATTCTTTATACGGTTTCTGAAGTAGCGTGTGCTGGTGAGGTTGAGCCAGCTAAACAACTATTAGCCGAACTGATTGAGGTAGGTTTAGCTGAAGAACAAGCCTATAGCTATGTACGTTTCGACCCTGCTTTAGCACCTTATTTAAAATTGTCTTTGAGTGAGGAGCAGTGGCAAAGCTATCAACAGCGTTGGGTAGAGGTGATGGGGGAGTTGGTTGATTACCTTTATCAACAACGTTTTCAAGATACTCAGTTAGCGCAACAGCTAGGTTTATTAGAGTTGCCTAATTTAATGCGTTATTTACAACAACAGGTGCAAGCATGGCAACAAGAGCCAGTGAGTGGCGATTTAGTATTAGATAAGTTGGGTAGGGTTGAACAATTACTTGCATCCCTAAACCAGCCTCAAGCGTTGCAAACGGTGGTGCAATGGCGGCACAGTATTGCGCAGACTATGACGGATTGGAGCCATGCGCGTTTTGAGCATGAGCGTATGAGTATTGAGCGTTTATTCCAGCAAGGTGATTTGCAGCAGGCTTCACACCAAGCTCAGCAACTATTAGCGCAATGTCAGCAAGCAGGTATGCATGCTTATACAGATGCAGATTATGATGGGGCAATAGCACAATTTTTATTAGGGCGGATATTAGAAATGGGTGGTGAATCTGCACAAGCTTTGCCCTATTTACAAGCGGCTCAACAGGGTTTTGAGGCTTTAGGCGAAAGTGGCGCAGGTATGGCTTCTAAGTGCTTAACTGAGCAAGGCGATTGTTTGCTTGGGCTAGGGCAATGGGATCAGGCGACTGAGGCTTATGAAAAAAGCATAATGTTAGATGAGGAGTTAAAGGATTTACGTGGTGTTGCTGTTGGAAAAATACAACTAGCTACCGTGCGTATGCAGCAACAGCGTTATGAGGAGGCTTTAGCAGGTTATCACGAAGCCTTAGATTTGTTTAACCAACTCAATGAACCTAGTTCAGTAGCTGTTGCATGGCATCAAATCGCTATGGTGTATCGACGGCAACAACACTATGCCCCAGCAGAGCACGCCTATAAGCAATCGTTAGCGATTAATAGTCAGCAAGGTAATCGAGCAGGTGAGGCAAGGACTTTAAGTGAGTTGGGTAATTTATATGATGATTGGGAGCGTTTAGAGCAAGCGCTTACTTGGTATCAGCAAGCAGTAGAGTTATATGTTGCTTTGCGAGATTTACGTTCTGAAGGTTTAGCACGCAATAATTTAGCGAATACTTTAATTCGCTTAGAGCGGTATGAGGAAGCGCGTATTGAGTTACAACGAGCGATTGAGTGTGACAAAGCATTTGGTCATGTAGCTGAGCCTTGGAAAACATGGGCTTGTTTATACAATTTAGAAACTGCCTGTGGTAACACGCAAGCTGCCCAAGCTGCACGGCAACAAGCCATACAATCCTATTTAGCCTATCGGCGTGAGGGTGGGCAGACTAATATTCTTTCTGCTCAATTAGCCCAAGCAACTTTACAAGCGATACAAGCAAAGCAAACGGATGTGATTTTGCAGGAACTACACGAAAGAGAGGCACAAACTCAGCAGCGCTACCTCAAAATATTTATTCCTAAACTTAGAGAAATTATTTCAGGTAGCCGTGATAAATCTTTAGCGGAAGATGAGGCTTTAGATTACGACGATGCTGTCGAACTCCTCCTATTACTAGAACAACTAGAAACCCTAGGCTTATAA
- a CDS encoding response regulator, with amino-acid sequence MSKAQPLILIVEDEPKLASVLMDYLIHNDMQAHWLHQGLGVIEWVKQYNPDLIVLDLMLPERDGLSIYRELRTFSALPVIMATAKVTELDRLRGLELGADDYICKPYSQRELVARIKNILRRTQIPATNTMELISTDPERLEARVKGQVLDLTPFEFRLLHYLVQHPERVYSRAQLLDQLYEPNHEVSERVLDSHIKNLRRKLEQLLPEHDLIRAVYGVGYKWVLPS; translated from the coding sequence ATGTCTAAAGCACAACCCTTAATTTTAATTGTGGAAGATGAACCCAAACTAGCGTCTGTTTTAATGGATTATCTCATTCATAATGACATGCAGGCACATTGGCTCCATCAAGGCTTAGGGGTGATTGAGTGGGTAAAGCAATATAATCCCGATTTAATAGTGCTGGATTTAATGTTGCCAGAGCGCGATGGTTTGTCGATTTATCGCGAGTTGCGCACCTTTAGCGCCCTTCCGGTGATTATGGCAACGGCAAAAGTGACCGAATTAGATCGGCTGCGTGGTTTGGAATTGGGGGCGGATGATTATATTTGTAAGCCCTATAGTCAGCGTGAATTAGTAGCAAGAATTAAAAACATTTTACGCCGTACTCAAATACCGGCTACTAATACAATGGAATTAATTAGTACTGATCCCGAACGTTTAGAAGCTAGAGTAAAAGGGCAAGTATTGGATCTCACGCCCTTTGAATTTCGTTTATTGCATTATTTGGTGCAGCATCCAGAGCGAGTTTATAGTCGAGCGCAATTATTAGATCAGCTTTATGAGCCGAATCACGAAGTATCCGAGCGAGTGCTGGATAGTCATATTAAAAATTTACGCCGCAAGTTAGAGCAGCTATTGCCTGAACATGATTTGATTCGAGCGGTGTATGGGGTGGGGTATAAATGGGTGTTGCCGAGTTGA
- a CDS encoding ATP-binding protein: MVLIMAIFSQWSFKTGFAEYLHNSELAKAKSLTQQLARYYEQQGSFQALQAQDRNWHQLIAQLEPNIDLPPPQKLPEPRIKKRALPLILRLSLFDQHHQFIVGDPLAKQLEQGQTLTEFPIVIQLGQTVGWLVVRQGQPITDELAEAFIKQQSTHLYWIILVAAGLALVLSWLLLRHFLKPIQLLKSGTQELAEHKLNTRIPITSQDELGQLAQHFNQMAETLERNAINQQQWITDISHELRTPLAVLQSESEALLDGVRPLNLKAIESLHQEIMGLGQLVEELHYLARADSGELVLEREALILNEVIAHSVVSIQALIQDKGLTLELEAVAPIKIAGDAQWLKQLWVNLLTNSVRYTDSGGLIKITYQLNPAQRTVQVLLDDTPPAVPSESLPYLFERLYRVDASRQRSKGGSGLGLAIAKAIVTAHQGMIAAEPSPLGGLRIRVVLPYQEGK, from the coding sequence ATGGTGCTGATAATGGCGATTTTTAGCCAATGGAGTTTTAAAACGGGCTTTGCTGAGTATCTCCATAATAGTGAATTAGCGAAGGCTAAGAGTCTCACTCAACAGCTCGCCCGCTATTATGAGCAACAAGGTAGCTTCCAAGCCTTACAAGCGCAAGATAGAAATTGGCATCAACTCATTGCTCAATTAGAGCCTAATATCGATCTACCGCCGCCCCAAAAGCTACCCGAACCGCGTATTAAAAAGCGTGCACTCCCCCTTATTTTGCGCCTAAGCCTGTTTGACCAACATCACCAGTTTATAGTAGGTGATCCCTTAGCTAAACAATTGGAGCAAGGGCAAACCTTGACTGAGTTTCCTATTGTAATTCAGCTAGGGCAAACGGTGGGTTGGCTAGTGGTGCGTCAAGGACAACCGATTACGGATGAATTGGCAGAAGCCTTTATTAAGCAGCAAAGTACTCATTTATATTGGATTATATTAGTAGCAGCAGGCTTAGCTTTGGTTTTAAGTTGGTTGCTATTACGCCATTTTTTAAAGCCGATTCAATTGCTTAAATCAGGCACGCAAGAGCTTGCAGAGCATAAACTCAATACCCGTATTCCCATCACTAGCCAAGATGAGTTAGGGCAATTGGCACAGCATTTTAATCAAATGGCTGAGACTCTAGAGCGCAATGCGATTAACCAGCAGCAATGGATTACCGATATTTCCCACGAATTACGTACTCCTTTGGCGGTGTTGCAAAGTGAGAGTGAAGCCTTATTAGATGGAGTGCGCCCGCTTAATCTCAAAGCAATTGAGTCTTTGCATCAGGAGATTATGGGCTTAGGGCAATTGGTGGAGGAGTTGCATTATCTAGCACGGGCGGATTCGGGTGAATTAGTACTTGAGCGTGAAGCATTGATACTGAATGAAGTGATCGCTCATAGTGTGGTGAGTATTCAAGCCTTAATTCAGGACAAAGGCTTAACCCTAGAGCTGGAAGCTGTAGCGCCCATTAAGATAGCAGGGGATGCTCAGTGGCTGAAACAATTATGGGTCAATCTCCTAACTAATAGTGTGCGCTATACCGATAGCGGCGGGCTGATCAAAATCACCTATCAGCTCAATCCCGCTCAACGCACGGTACAAGTCCTATTAGATGACACGCCGCCTGCTGTGCCTAGTGAGTCATTGCCCTATTTGTTTGAGCGTTTGTATCGGGTTGATGCATCGCGTCAACGTTCTAAAGGTGGCTCTGGTCTGGGATTAGCAATTGCTAAAGCGATTGTGACTGCGCATCAGGGTATGATTGCGGCTGAACCTTCGCCCTTAGGTGGTTTACGAATTAGGGTCGTGTTGCCCTATCAGGAGGGAAAATAA